One window of Desulfovibrio sp. Fe33 genomic DNA carries:
- a CDS encoding sigma-54-dependent transcriptional regulator yields MPIPNLVLIVDDEPATVDSFELTLTSGGISNIIRCHDSREVLGILAREPVDVVLLDLVMPHITGEELLEQIKDAHAEVEALIITGIDTVDSAVNCMRLGAFDYLVKPVDENRLVSTVSRALEMRRLKRENTNLHSSFLSDALDYPEAFSHMVAQDPRMLRVFKYAEAVATSGHPVLITGESGTGKELIARALHALSAKDKPFVPVNVAGLDDTVFSDTLFGHRKGAFTGAMEARAGLVEQAANGCLFLDEIGDLSPTSQVKLLRLIQEREYLPLGADMPKPAEARVIAATHCDLEAARDKKLFRADLFYRLCIHHIRIPPLRERTDDIPLLARHFVRKAAGDLNRKPLAISPRLLARLAVYPFPGNVRELESMIFDAVSKCSGNTLTTDAFRERLNVGDAMARTNGAANEAISFPDPLPTLAQASDLLVEEAIRRSNGKQTLAARMLGISQPALSKRLKRMAVESELPDSYS; encoded by the coding sequence ATGCCCATTCCAAACCTCGTGCTCATCGTCGACGACGAACCCGCCACCGTGGACAGTTTTGAACTGACCCTGACCTCAGGCGGCATATCAAACATCATCCGCTGCCACGACAGCCGCGAAGTCCTGGGCATACTGGCCCGGGAGCCGGTGGACGTGGTGCTCCTGGACCTGGTCATGCCGCACATAACCGGGGAAGAGCTGCTGGAACAAATCAAGGATGCCCATGCGGAAGTGGAAGCCCTGATTATCACCGGCATCGACACCGTGGATTCCGCCGTGAATTGCATGAGACTGGGAGCGTTCGACTACCTGGTGAAACCCGTGGATGAAAACCGCTTGGTGTCCACGGTCTCCCGCGCCCTGGAAATGCGCCGCCTCAAACGGGAAAACACCAACCTGCACAGCAGCTTCCTGTCCGACGCATTGGACTACCCCGAAGCATTCTCCCATATGGTGGCGCAGGACCCGCGAATGCTGCGGGTCTTCAAATACGCCGAGGCCGTCGCCACCTCCGGCCACCCCGTGCTGATCACCGGGGAGTCGGGGACCGGCAAGGAATTGATCGCCCGCGCCCTGCACGCCCTGTCCGCCAAGGACAAGCCGTTCGTTCCGGTCAATGTGGCCGGGCTCGACGACACCGTGTTCAGCGACACGCTGTTCGGGCACCGCAAGGGCGCGTTCACCGGGGCTATGGAGGCGCGGGCCGGGCTGGTGGAGCAAGCGGCGAACGGATGCCTTTTCCTTGATGAAATCGGCGACCTGTCCCCGACATCGCAGGTCAAGCTGCTCCGGCTTATTCAGGAGCGGGAATACCTGCCCCTTGGCGCGGACATGCCCAAACCCGCCGAAGCCCGCGTCATCGCGGCCACCCATTGCGACCTGGAAGCCGCGCGCGACAAGAAGCTGTTCCGGGCCGACCTCTTCTACCGGCTGTGCATTCATCACATCCGCATACCGCCGTTGCGCGAACGGACGGACGACATCCCGCTGCTCGCCAGACATTTCGTCCGCAAGGCGGCCGGGGATCTGAACCGCAAGCCGCTCGCGATCTCCCCGCGCCTCCTGGCAAGACTGGCCGTCTACCCTTTCCCGGGGAACGTGCGCGAACTGGAATCCATGATATTCGACGCCGTGAGCAAGTGTTCGGGCAACACCCTCACGACCGACGCATTCAGGGAGAGGTTGAACGTGGGCGACGCCATGGCGAGAACAAACGGCGCAGCCAACGAAGCCATTTCATTCCCCGATCCGCTGCCCACCCTGGCCCAGGCCTCCGATTTGCTGGTGGAAGAAGCCATACGCCGCTCCAACGGCAAGCAGACCCTTGCGGCCCGCATGTTGGGTATCTCGCAACCCGCGCTTTCCAAACGGCTCAAGCGCATGGCCGTCGAATCGGAACTCCC